GTATCTCAGCCGGGCGACGCTCTCCTCATCGCTGCGTTCCGCTGTAAAAAGGAACCGAAAAGTAGTGTCGGCCAGGGATAAGTGGTCCCCGATAATCAGGGGTAAAGGGTCACTCACCGGCAGCCTGGGCCACGGCTGTTGCGGCTACCAATAGCAAAGCGCAACATAAGAACTTCATGGCTCGACTTGGGGCTTATCCTTCTCCGCTGGTACTGTTTGAATCTCAGTCTCTGTCTATAGCTCTGGATCGGGGCTGTTGCTCTGCCTTAGGGAAGGTCGCTGTTTGACTGTGCCATTGCCAGCGGCCACTCTGGATTATATACCCAACCCGGGCTCAACGCTTCAGTTACTGTTGACTctacagaagcaacaaaaatttgcCGAAAATGTCTCATTATCATTTCTTttcgcaaatttgcaaatttaaaaaagtttttgcataaatttcggTGACACCACCAGCGTCTTCATCGCCACAGGTCTatcgcccatcgcccatcgccccTTTGCGGTTGAACTAGTTTGACCCTCGTTCTAGTATCTAGCATCTAGAATTGATTCTGGTACAGATTCTCGCTACAGTGCAGACTAATGATTCGAAACGGTATTCTATATTGGACCTAGCCATTATTTTTCTCCAAGAACTATTGCATATCCATTCATCCCATGCTGAATCAAAGAAATCACAAATTTTTCTGCTGTTTTAGGAGCTATTCCATAGCGAACCAATTTTCTACAGATGGATGGCATGCCTTCATGTTCTCCATAAGAACTTATGTGGGGACAAGCGTTTTGGGCAGCAAACAGAGTGGTGCTTAGTAGTCCTCCCAAGCAAGTTTGCActgaaaatgttttttgttttgttttcgggGCCTTTTTTTTTGATCAAATCAATATTGTGGAAAGATTCCTGAGCTTACGATAAGGGCCTCTATTTTGAGGACAGTAGTAGTTCGTGTCATATGTAGGTTTTCTTTATTTGTGCTCATGGATGGTGGTCACATGGACTGTTCAGGGAGTCTGGGCTTTTGGGATTAGTTACGCACGCGGATACGGCGGTTCCTGTTGGGCGTGGCCTGGCGGAAGCGCTTGATCAGGCGTTGGTTCCGGCGACGGGTGCgacgctggcgctggcgaTTCAACTGCTGCTTGCgacggcgctgctgctgctgacggcGCTTCTGGCGAcggcgctgctgcttctgctgctggcgacgGCGGCGCTGGTTTAGCTTGCGACGTTGCTGGCGGCGCTGGCGACGGAGACGGTTCTGGCGACGGCGGCTTGAGTTGTTGCGGGTGGCCCGGGCGGCGGAGGCAGCCACGGCATGGGAATCGTCCCCCTCCgcatcctcatcatcgtcatgCTCGAAACCGGCCAACTGGTGCTCATtgaactcctcctcctcttcgtcaTCATTGCTGTCCAACTGACGGGacccggtgccggtgccggtgccggtgccagtgccagttccagtgGCAGTTGGGCTGGCGGTGGTGGGGCTGGTGGTGCTCGTGCCAGTGCTTGTTGTGGGTGATGTGGGTGTGACACTGGTGGTTGTCGTGCCGGTACCGGTGGTGGTTGGCGCCACCGTAGTGGTGGTGGTCGTGCCCTTCAGGCTGTTGATGATGTCCGTCAGCTGAGTGGCACTCAGGCGACCCTGTGCGTTGGGCTCATCGCGCTGCCGGCCAAAGAGCTGATAGTTCTGGCCACTGTTGGCCTGGTGGGGCTTTGCTGCAAGTGTTTTGGGTTCAGATTTGGCGGTTCGTTGTCTTGGCTCAAGCTGTGAGCACTACTTACCGCTGGCAATGGCTGCCAGGCAGACCACTACGAGTAATCCCTTGAGCATATGCATGTCCTAGACGATATGATTCTACTGGGCTTGGCTAGGGCGGAATCTGGCTGCTTGCGAATCTCTCTCGATGGCTGGGCTCGGTGTGACTGACTTCGAAGGGCCCAGCCTGgcatatttatacatatgtcaCCAACTTACAACGCCAAGGCCCTTCGTGGCCCTCAAAGATGTAACACTTACGAACGCTTACgcttacaacaacaaaaatcgcACTCGCTCAGGAAGAGGAAAagagatagatggatggatgccaTAGAGTGGGTCCATGGTTTGGTCCAAGTGTGGTCCGAAGAAAGGGCACAAGAAAGCGCTGACCAAGATGTAAGTCGTTTTGCATAAAGCCATAAATAatcaaagccagagccaaagccaagccgAATCCGCTGACCCCTCGCAAGAACCTCGTAACCTCAGCAGCGATCGCTCCCCATTTGCATAGCTCGCGAATCGATCCATCGATTAGCATTAGCATATTCATACATGGAGTCAGGCCAGAATCTCCTCAGACTTCTACCTAAGGGCGAAAGTGTAGTCGATGTCAATGAACCGCTGTCTGAGCCCAACATAACCGTACAGATCCAGTTCATTAATGATTCGCATGGGGAACAATCAGCTCTGTTGTACAGAGGAATAGTGGATCCAATGAAAGCTTAATTAGTTCCTGGAATTGGTCTCCAAGAACAATTAGATATGGAATATAAATCCTTCCATAAGATGGCACTATGCATACTTTTATACTAGTAGTATCCCCTGATCTCTGCTTGGAAGATCTTCAGGATGTTCAGGAATACGCAATTAATACAAGATCTTTAAAGATTTCTGCCATTTCTTCACTAGATCACCAATATTTTTGAATCAATTCCAACACTCTTAATAGATCTCAGAAAatctggagatggagataaACGTTTGATTCGCAtacaatattattttatttcaggCGCTTGGTCAAAGTCGAATTGGGGATCGGATTTCGAGGGTCCTAGAAACGGACGACACGGCGACCGCCACGACGACGGCGCATCAGCTGGCGCAGGCGGCGACGCTGGTTCAGGCGCTGACGGCgacgctggcgctggctctgcTGACGGCGTCGGCGGCTCTGGTTGTTGCGACGGCGGCGCTGGCGCTGGGCCTTGCTGCGGCTCCGATTGCGACGGTCGCGGCGCGTCGAGCGACGGCGGTTCTGCTTCTGGATGCGGCGCACGCGCTGCGAGTTGCGACGGTCGGCACGGCGCTGGCGGCGCAGAAGGGCCCGCAGTCGCTGGttgtgctcctgctgcagaCGCTGGATGCGACGACGGTTGCGCTGATCCGCCTGGAACTGGCGCCACTGCAGCTCGGTGGGGCGCGCCACGGCCGCGTTGGAGTTGGATTCCACCTGTTGGACGGCATTGCCTCCGGATCCAGCGGCAAGCAGATAGTactcgtcatcatcatcgtcggtCTCATCGTCGTCTTCTATGTTGCCGCTGCCCGCCTGCTCCtcatcgtcctcctcgtcgtcgtagGCACGGGCCAGCTCCTCGTCGGAGTCCCCATCATTGTCATTGCCAAAGGCCCGACGTGTAGTCGCGGTTGGACTAGTAGTCGGCGAGGTCGTCGCGGTCGATGTACCTGACGTTGTGGTGGGAGAAGTAGTAGGGGACGTGGTTGTGGGCGTTGTCGGCGAGGTTGTGGTCGTTGTCGCAGCCGCCgtggtggttgtggttgtggtgcCCTTCAGGGAGCTGAACTTGTTGGCTATGGAGGAGGTGAATCTGCCCTCCGGCTGGCCATCCTCGAGGCGGCCCGCGGAGCGCAGGCCCAGGCGATAGCTCTGCCGGCGTTCGGCTGCAAATTGGAGGTTGTAGTATCCCATGGACCAGGAGTGCTCTGGGAGGACTTACCAAGAGTGGCTGACGGGGCTAGAACGGCGCAGAAGGCCAGCGCCAAGCACAGCTGTAGCAGGCAGTGCATTCTGGGTCGGATTGGATGTTGGATATTGGATATTGGATGGATGAAAGGACCTGGAAAGGATTGGATTCAGCTACTTGTTGTCTCTGAGCTGGCACTCGCAACTGACTGACAACTGACGAGAGTCCGGCGATTATATAGCCCGTCAAAGTCAAAGTTCTGGTCAGAACCGTTGATCGATTGCCATCACTCCACCTCGTCCACCCCTCTCTCTGGCAGTGCTATTAGCTGGGCCGAGAAGCGCCCCAGGCGGGTCAAAGTGAACAGGGGCCATGGTTCAGCAGACGAGTGTTATGCTAATTCTCCACACATTTCTCTTGCTTGCCAAAACATTCTCTCCAGTTGAACCAATGATTGATTGACGTCAGATTTGAGAACTCAACTTGGAACTGGGAGAGCTTCGTAGAATGGCACAACAAGAAGAGCTTGACCCCTACCATCGGTCACAAACTATTTCGCACTTGACTCAGTTGGTTTCTTCGTTGCGGCCACTGTGGACACAGCGGACACATCCAAAGAAATGCCAGTAGTGGCATCCCCCTTCATTGCAAGTGTTTCTTCGTAAGGATATGTATGGAATTGTATACGTATCATGTCTGGAATTGTGTTGGGTTCTAGTTATACTGTCCCAATCGTCAGACTGATCCTAGCTCTGCTCCTGATCATACCATAAATTTTTCCAGTCCTATAAAAAGACAGTTATTGCCTAATTTTGATGTTCAAAGGTAAAAGTAAGGTGATGAATATGGTTCGTGTTATTCGATTGTTAATcgattaattaataaatattttgctcCACTGAACAGATTAGTAAACAGTAAATGTTCAATAAGTGTAATGCATGGAGATCTACTATCATATGAATTCAGTAGAATTGAAGTTCTGAGATGACATGAATTGAGAATAAAAAGCTTGGTAATACGTCAACATtattataaaacaaaattagtGCAATCTTATAGTCATTTCAGTAATATCCATTAGGTTAAAGTGCATTTCCAGTATACTTCTACAGCTACTTACTTAGAAAATGCGGTGTCCAAGGAGATTTTCTATGTATCTTCTTccgaaattatgaaatatgtaatgcaaatatttgtaacATCAAATGAATAAAATTAGAAAAGGTCCATAGATTGAAGTATCAGGACAAATTTAGTCGAGTATATAAGTGCATACatgtataataaatatataaaatatacagtTGTTTATTATGTAATTTTGTGCCAAGCTATTCTTGAATTCCCACATATCTGAAAGGTCGATTAAAGCCAAGGAAGTCCTTGGTTTCATTAAAAGCCGGTCTATGGCATTCCTGGATCATATTACCCCAATTTTACCACAATATGTCCCTCCTGTTCCTGCTGATTGGTCTCCTCTGTGCCTTAAATGTTTCAAAATGGGCTTCTCTTGAAACCCTTTCTTGGGTCTTATTAACATTCACTCTCTTGAAAGCCGAGTAATGTGCCACGGAATGCCTTTTCTCTACAAACTTCTCTCCGTTTTGGAGCCCTCAATTGCCCTCATCGGTCCACTTAGTAGGCTTTACTTTCCTCTGCATCTTCTAACTACACGGaacattatttttttgtccatAGTCtttgccataattataataaatttcTCTATTTGCTTTTCTTTGTGCACTTTTGCTTTGAAGGTCACAAACACGTTACTGATTTACAGAATTTAATTGAACTTAACTTTAAACTTATTTTGTTAGGCTTTGGGCTTTCCCCTGACCATAATTGTCTCTCAGTTAGGGCCAATAAATCTGTGCCACCGGGTCAGAGTTTTTGCCACAGTCTTTCTTaacttgaaatttaaaatgcatatacatatacatatgtaagaaCCACTATTATCCAAAAAATAGTGCGGCTAATGGGGACTTCGACTTAAAGAGTTGGACGTAATGTGCTCCCCAAATGCTGTTGCCACCCATTTTAGTTGGAAATCTATCAAATTCCAGTCACAGACGTTCGAGTTATAGAAGTTCAACTGTGGCTTTGTTCAATAATTGTTCCCTATcattttctaaaaaaaaaacccagacCTTAATGGGGAATAAATGGGAACGCCattaataaattcaataaGTTGGAAATCGGAGAATAATCTTTACCAGAATATGGCGATTTTTTGGGATCTGTTGTCAAAATATTCTAAGAGGTGTATATGAATATACGTAAACGCCCTATAGCTTAGTCACGGGTATAAGCCATGGGTACaatgccaaaaataaatatgtaactTTGAAAATTTGTGAGCTCTACCTGCAAGCAGTCATTCCCCAAATGGAaggcaaataataaaaatagattATTTTCATATCACATTTTATTTCGTCATCAAATCGTTATCAATTTTTCGCAGATTTCTTGTCAGGTGCAGAGGTTCGGCTTAGCTCTTAACTATAATACTATGGAAATGGGATCGTCAGAGAAAGGACCTCTCTCCTTAATCCTCCTGGTAAAAGGCGTCGTTAGCCCTGCAGGACGACTTGACCCCCGCGGCGTCGCTGGCCGCGTTGCCGGTTGCTGGTGGGTCGGATTACGCGTACGTTGCGCCGACGGTTGCCACCGACGCGGCGTCTCCTGTTACCGGAGGCACcaccacgacgacgacgacgacgtccgTTTGAGCCGCGACGGCGAATATTGCGACGGCCGTTATTCTTGCGGCGGCGGACAACGACGCGGTTGGCGCGCTCCTCCTCAACGGCATCGGAGTCGGCGGCGGAGGCCGAGCGCTCCATGAGGGCGACGACGGCGCCGTCGGGAATGGCATCAAGAGCGGCACGGGGTACGAGAAGGGCAGCCTTGCCAGTTTTCTCATCGACGACGCTCTGGCCCTCGATCTCAATGATGCCGTCGGGCACCATGATGGCACCAGCCTGATCCCTGGGGATCACCATTTGGGTGGGCTTTGCGTTCTTCAGAAGCTGCTGGCCGCTGGGCTGGCCGTTGGCCTGGTTCagattgaggttgaggttgggGGTCTTGCGGAGGTTAACCAAGGCCTGGGCTGGCTCAtcgtcctcatcatcatcatcctcgaTATCCTCGTCCTCCTGGAAGTTGTTCTTGTTCTGGTTGTTAAGCAGAACCAACTGGCCGTGGCGGGCAAAGTTGAGGCCCAGCTGGTGCTCTAgctcatcctcatcatcgtcgttGAGCTCCTCACCAttgtcatcatcattatcatcatcatcctgaGGATGGACAGGCTGCGCcacatcgtcgtcgtcatcatcatcggccTCCTCAACAATCTCAAAGCCTTGGACAACGGCACCAGCATTGGGTAGACCCCTGGGTATGGACAGGAAGAGATacgggtgctgctgctggagctgctgctgctgctgatggcgGAGGAGCTGGCGCTGCTGAAGGCGTGGCTCGGCCAAGGCCAATGCCAGCAGGCAGCTCAGGGCGAAGAGAGCACCGAGCTTGGACATGTTGCGTGGAAGGCGTGGGCGATCCTCAGAACAGCAATTGCACAAACTGGAATCAGTCGGTGAGTGTATGGATGGGTCCTAATTGTAAGCAAAGTTCCAGAGAACTGTACAGCTCGCTGCGATGGCATTAGGTTTTTATGCGAAAAAGCTCTAGCCGCCGCAGAATGGAAGAAAGAACTCTTCTGGACCCGAACGAGGGAGAAGAAAGATGGAATCAGATGGAATATTCAGAATTGGGCTTAATTGCGGTCGATGTCGGCATAATTTCAAGTGGCGAAATTTGAccggcacaaaaaaaaaatggaaaaatagaATAGAGAAAGAAAAGAACCGAAATATTTCGTGGATGGGTATAAATGTGGTTCAGTgaccccaaaaaaacaaaagaaagagcTGGGACTCGAGTTGAATAAATAAGCAAAAGTTTAAGTCAAATGACCAGAGCCCAAAAGGCAAACCCGAATCAGCTCCGTTGAACCCACGGGCaacgccacagccacagcctcagccACAACGCAACTCCAGCGTCATGCTAATGACAAAACAATCAGAGACACGCACCAGAGCCGATAGAAGAAGCCCATCATCCAACTTTCAGCCTCCAACATCCAAGAATAGCCAAGAATAGATGCCCAAAGCCACAATAGCCTCCCAATCAATGGGCCGCCGAGTCATGGACCTGCTGCCCAAGTCAGCGACGCATGCGAAACTGCTGGGGCACCAGCCTAGGCCCCCGATCATATACTGCTCAAGAGTGCTCTCGCTGATACCACTCCATAAATCGCACAGGTCGAAGCCACACGAAGCCAAGATGGCCAAGATGGCCAACTATTCGCACGCTGCTCGTGTGCCTTCAGTGACCCCCTTCCGACTCGGCTCCAAGAAGAAACCTTTGCTGATTGATTGCCCATGGTATAGGGCCCTCATTGTGATTTGAAATATGACTTTTTCTCAAAgcaggcccagccccagctggCTGTAGCAATGGGCTTGAAGGAGGAGCTACGATCATAGATTATAGAATAAGAGAAATTGCCCAAAATTGCCCAAAATTGCCCAAAATTGCCAGTAATTTCCATAGTGGCACAAAGCAGAGAGGATGTGTCCTTGGACCAGGTATTTCCTGGCCAAGCTTGAAATGATTGGCAATGCATTATCTTACAGAGCTAATCATCTGTAGAGGGAATGGCGACCTCTGCTCCGGCCACAGAGCAAGTTTGATTTCTCAAAGGTAGAATTGAAGATTCGTGATTTGTTAGATACAAGTTTTGGGGAAATGTCATTCAGTGCCTCGTGTTTTGTATATGGTTCTATTCTATGGTacaagttttgtttttgttttcacaGACGATTATTTGATAAATTCTTGTAGATAAGCCACATTTTCTTTCAGTCTCTATTAAGTCTCTCTATTATTATAAGCTTGAAAGAAAACTTTCCAAAATATAATAGAAGCCAGAAATCTattaaaactaatttaatatacttgtaaatcaatttttgaaatcaattaaatacaCCAGGCCTATGTTTGTATACCCTTGAAGCCCCACCAATAATATCACCAATAAATCAGCATCTTAAGCTGACAGGCTGACAGACCTAGGTTGACCCTTCCCACGCAATATACGCCATCATTTATGCTTCTTTACTGTGCCAGATTTTGACAAAATTTTAATGAGTTATATAAAAACATGATGGTTTGATGTTATATAATGTTCACAGAACGAAAGAGAAATACTCGTTTATTTATTCGCGCTCTAACACCAGAAGTACATGGTCTCAGAATCCTTATCCTTATCCAATTATGATACTTAGCttgttt
The sequence above is a segment of the Drosophila pseudoobscura strain MV-25-SWS-2005 chromosome X, UCI_Dpse_MV25, whole genome shotgun sequence genome. Coding sequences within it:
- the LOC6901280 gene encoding PH domain-containing protein DDB_G0287875; amino-acid sequence: MHCLLQLCLALAFCAVLAPSATLAERRQSYRLGLRSAGRLEDGQPEGRFTSSIANKFSSLKGTTTTTTTAAATTTTTSPTTPTTTSPTTSPTTTSGTSTATTSPTTSPTATTRRAFGNDNDGDSDEELARAYDDEEDDEEQAGSGNIEDDDETDDDDDEYYLLAAGSGGNAVQQVESNSNAAVARPTELQWRQFQADQRNRRRIQRLQQEHNQRLRALLRRQRRADRRNSQRVRRIQKQNRRRSTRRDRRNRSRSKAQRQRRRRNNQSRRRRQQSQRQRRRQRLNQRRRLRQLMRRRRGGRRVVRF
- the LOC4815100 gene encoding GRB10-interacting GYF protein 2, translated to MRIINELDLYGYLEPRQRTAKSEPKTLAAKPHQANSGQNYQLFGRQRDEPNAQGRLSATQLTDIINSLKGTTTTTTVAPTTTGTGTTTTSVTPTSPTTSTGTSTTSPTTASPTATGTGTGTGTGTGTGSRQLDSNDDEEEEEFNEHQLAGFEHDDDEDAEGDDSHAVAASAARATRNNSSRRRQNRLRRQRRQQRRKLNQRRRRQQQKQQRRRQKRRQQQQRRRKQQLNRQRQRRTRRRNQRLIKRFRQATPNRNRRIRVRN
- the LOC6901279 gene encoding uncharacterized protein, with translation MSKLGALFALSCLLALALAEPRLQQRQLLRHQQQQQLQQQHPYLFLSIPRGLPNAGAVVQGFEIVEEADDDDDDDVAQPVHPQDDDDNDDDNGEELNDDDEDELEHQLGLNFARHGQLVLLNNQNKNNFQEDEDIEDDDDEDDEPAQALVNLRKTPNLNLNLNQANGQPSGQQLLKNAKPTQMVIPRDQAGAIMVPDGIIEIEGQSVVDEKTGKAALLVPRAALDAIPDGAVVALMERSASAADSDAVEEERANRVVVRRRKNNGRRNIRRRGSNGRRRRRRGGASGNRRRRVGGNRRRNVRVIRPTSNRQRGQRRRGGQVVLQG